GTGCTGCAGGTCGAGACACCGGCGGGCACGGCACCGGCCGAACGGTTCGAGCTGATCTGGCGGCGGGTCATCGAGTCGTTCGACGAGCACCGCCGGATGTGGGCGGTGAGCATGGAGGCGTACTCGCAGCCGGACCTCGACCCCGAAGTGCGCGCGCAGCTGGCCGACGCCCTGGAGCTGGCCCGCTTCGGGCTGGCCAACCTCTTCCAGGGCCTCGACGACGACGGCGACGAGGCCCGGGCCGTCGGCACCGTGCACCAGGCCCTGCTCTCGGGCGTGATGCTGCAGTGGCTGATCGACCCGGACCGCGCGCCGTCGGGCGCCGACCTCGTCCGCGGCCTGCACCTGATCGCGACGGACGTCCTGACCTAGGCGGTCACCAGGTCCGCGCCGGTGAAGAAGGTCGCCGCCGCGGACATCGCGTCGGCGTCCAGGAGCACGTCGCCGGGGCGGCTGCCGTTCCCCAGGAGCACGCCGCCCCAGTTCATGCCCAGGTACTCCGCGCACAGCTCGAGCGTGCCGATCAGCGGCTGGGCCTCGCGCGCCGTCTCGCTCAGGACGCTCACGCCCCACAGCGACTTGCCGCGCATCTTCGGCTTGAAGTCGACCGGCAGCCGCATCCAGCCCGACCAGTAGTCCAGGTAGAGCTTCACGCTCGCCGCGACCGAGTACCAGTACACCGGCGACACGACGACGATGTCGGTCGCGGCGAACGTCGCGTCCATCAGCAGCTGCTCGTTCTCCCCCGGCGCCGGGTGCTCGCCGGCGCCGTGGCGGCGGTCTTCGAACGGCGGCAGCGGCAGCTCGGGCAGCCGGAGCCACCGCTGTTCGGCGTCGCGAGGCAGCTCCCTCGCCGCCCGCCGGGCCAGCATCTCCGTGTTCCCGCCGGCCCGCGCCGCGCCGACCAGGAAGAGAAAGCTCCGCGTCATCTCAGGATCCCCTCAGTTATTTGCATGTACATATAAAGACTGTCCCTGGACTATGCTGGCTGTCAAGAGGAGGGCGGGAGATGACCGTCGACGAACAGTCCTGGGGACGCATGCTCGTGCTGCACGCCCGCATCGAGCAGGACCTGGGGAAAGCCCTGCAACGAAGGCACGGGCTCGGCCTGTCCGAGTACCGCGCGCTCGGCAAGCTGGTCGCGGGCCCGCGCGGCGGCCTGCGGATGCAGGAGCTCGCCGAGGCGATCGGGCTCAACCAGAGCTCGGTCAGCCGGATGTGCGCCCGCCTCGAGGACGCCGGCCTGACCATCCGCGATCTGTGCGAAGACGACCGCCGCGGCGTCTACTCGGTGATCACCGACGCCGGCCGCAAGCGCTACGCCGAGACCGAGCCGACGTACTGCTCGGTGCTGCGGACCTCGCTCGACAAGGCCGCGAGCGACCCGGAGCTCGCCGCCGCGGTCAGCGCCGTCCGCGGCGCTTGACCCTTATATGCCTCAGTGGTTATATACAGGCATGCCCGCGAAGCTGCTGACCGTCGATGACCGCCCTGTCCTGCGGCTGGAACGCCGTCTGAAGCACGCGCCCGAGAAGGTCTGGCACGCCATCACGGACCCGGACGAGCTCGCGCACTGGTTCCCGGCGAAGGTGGACGTCGAGCTGCGCGACGGCGGCGCCATCCGGTTCACCTTCCCCGGCCAGGACACGTCGACGACCGGGCACGTCGTCACCGCCGACCCGCCGCGCGAGTTCACGTTCGTCTGGAACGACGACACCCTGCGCTGGCTGATCTCCCCCGACGGCGACGGCAGTCTCCTGGAGTTCACCCACACGTTCGGCCGCGGCGAACCGGCGATCGCGAAGCTCGCCGCGGGCCGCACCGCGAGCGGCTGGGACGTCTGCCTCGACGCCCTCGACGCGCGCCTGTCCGGCCGCGACTTCGAGCAGCCGAAGGAGTGGCACGGCCGGATGGCGTCCTATGTGGAGGAATTCGGGCTCGGCTTCGGCGAAGTCCTGCCGGACGGCACGATCCGCTTCCGCCGCGACCTCGTGTGGAAGCCGGTGGACGAGGTCCGGGCGCTGCTCCCCGACGAACCCGGCTGGCACGTGCTGCAGGATCCCCTCGAAGGCACCCGCGTCGAGTTCACCGAGCCCGCGCCCGGCGACGTCGTCGCGGAGCTGGCCAGGCGGCACGAGCAGCTCGACAAGCTGTTCGCCGCCACGCACGACGTCGACCTGCCGGACTGGACGCCCGAGCACGCCGAGGCCGTGAAGAAGCACTACGCGGAGCGTCCGACCCAGGGTTGACGCGCGGCGCCGGAGTCCGCATTACGTTCGGTGCATGCGAATCCGCGTGG
This genomic window from Amycolatopsis mongoliensis contains:
- a CDS encoding flavodoxin family protein, producing the protein MTRSFLFLVGAARAGGNTEMLARRAARELPRDAEQRWLRLPELPLPPFEDRRHGAGEHPAPGENEQLLMDATFAATDIVVVSPVYWYSVAASVKLYLDYWSGWMRLPVDFKPKMRGKSLWGVSVLSETAREAQPLIGTLELCAEYLGMNWGGVLLGNGSRPGDVLLDADAMSAAATFFTGADLVTA
- a CDS encoding TetR/AcrR family transcriptional regulator, with protein sequence MGNKEALLAGAKRCLNEKGYARTTVRDLASAANVSMAAIGYHFGSREALLNTALIEANEEWGETLAKVLQVETPAGTAPAERFELIWRRVIESFDEHRRMWAVSMEAYSQPDLDPEVRAQLADALELARFGLANLFQGLDDDGDEARAVGTVHQALLSGVMLQWLIDPDRAPSGADLVRGLHLIATDVLT
- a CDS encoding MarR family winged helix-turn-helix transcriptional regulator, which encodes MTVDEQSWGRMLVLHARIEQDLGKALQRRHGLGLSEYRALGKLVAGPRGGLRMQELAEAIGLNQSSVSRMCARLEDAGLTIRDLCEDDRRGVYSVITDAGRKRYAETEPTYCSVLRTSLDKAASDPELAAAVSAVRGA
- a CDS encoding SRPBCC family protein; translated protein: MPAKLLTVDDRPVLRLERRLKHAPEKVWHAITDPDELAHWFPAKVDVELRDGGAIRFTFPGQDTSTTGHVVTADPPREFTFVWNDDTLRWLISPDGDGSLLEFTHTFGRGEPAIAKLAAGRTASGWDVCLDALDARLSGRDFEQPKEWHGRMASYVEEFGLGFGEVLPDGTIRFRRDLVWKPVDEVRALLPDEPGWHVLQDPLEGTRVEFTEPAPGDVVAELARRHEQLDKLFAATHDVDLPDWTPEHAEAVKKHYAERPTQG